One part of the Neodiprion virginianus isolate iyNeoVirg1 chromosome 3, iyNeoVirg1.1, whole genome shotgun sequence genome encodes these proteins:
- the LOC124299911 gene encoding carbonic anhydrase 2, translated as MKILVFLNFFTIYSTILGQEFSYNGLLGPAYWGNKFQTCVGKHQSPINIVEHYVEKVTLPPLWFSGFNIPRKAMLTNNGHTVLLKTIGTDVPLITGGPLRDDVYAFEQLHFHWGENDKEGSEDRINNRSFAMELHAVFYKLSYGSYKAATNFPDGLTVLAYFVTVDETFDPTYSPLVETLPLIEDIGSEAVLRDNLILESILKTNQPSMQNYFTYNGSLTTPPCSEVVTWIDFKKPHILSHEQIEAFRRIRSAEGERVTHNFRPVQPLADRIVFENIPETSHDYSHGIPNHRNHHHPQQFAGQLANRASLPIIVIISLATVLRR; from the exons ATGAAGATCTTGgtgtttttgaatttcttcacgatTT ATTCTACAATTCTGGGTCAGGAATTTTCGTACAACGGGCTTCTTG GTCCTGCGTACTGGGGCAACAAGTTTCAAACGTGCGTAGGAAAGCACCAATCTCCGATCAACATCGTGGAGCATTATGTCGAGAAGGTCACACTTCCACCATTGTGGTTTTCTGGTTTCAACATACCTAGGAAAGCCATGCTAACGAACAATGGCCATACAG tACTCCTAAAGACAATTGGAACTGACGTTCCTCTCATAACCGGTGGACCTCTCAGAGACGACGTCTACGCGTTTGAACAGCTCCACTTTCACTGGGGAGAGAACGACAAAGAAGGTTCAGAAGATAGGATAAATAACAGATCATTCGCTATGGAACTTCATGCcgtattttacaaattatcaTACGGATCGTATAAAGCGGCAACCAATTTTCCAGACGGACTCACAGTATTGGCGTATTTCGTGACG GTTGACGAAACGTTTGATCCGACCTACAGCCCTTTGGTCGAAACGTTGCCACTCATCGAGGACATTGGTTCAGAAGCTGTGCTAAGGGATAATCTCATCCTCGAGTCTATCCTGAAGACGAATCAGCCTTCGATGCAGAATTATTTCACGTACAATGGTTCGTTGACGACACCACCTTGCTCCGAAGTGGTCACGTGGATAGATTTTAAAAAGCCGCACATACTTTCCCACGAACAG ATTGAGGCTTTCCGTCGAATTCGTAGCGCAGAAGGGGAAAGAGTGACACATAACTTCCGGCCCGTACAACCTCTCGCCGACAGGATAGTCTTTGAGAATATTCCTGAGACGAGCCACGACTACAGCCACGGGATTCCTAACCATCGCAATCATCATCATCCGCAACAGTTTGCGGGACAACTTGCGAACAGAGCTTCCCTTCCGATTAtagttattatttcattagCGACTGTTTTACGTCGATAA
- the LOC124299912 gene encoding coiled-coil domain-containing protein 12 yields MADDKVGSLEDEALKRKERLQALKRKITDENKEQGKSEGSTLPKPKFRSYKPQDDSLREQVLDEAKPGDVESEVKDQLSAANSKVVIEELDISSLAPRKPDWDLKRDVAKKLEKLERRTQKAIAELIRERLKQGQENLASIVNMAPINSSKLIAKAKPNEEE; encoded by the exons ATGGCGGATGACAAGGTAGGTTCGCTCGAAGACGAGGCACTCAAGAGAAAGGAGCGTCTGCAAGcattgaagagaaaaattactGACGAAAATAAAGAGCAGGGAAAATCAGAGGGTTCAACTCTACCCAA ACCAAAATTTCGCAGTTACAAACCTCAGGATGATAGCTTGCGAGAACAAGTATTGGACGAAGCTAAGCCCGGAGATGTTGAGAGCGAAGTGAAGGATCAACTGAGTGCTGCTAATTCAAAAGTTGTGATTGAGGAACTT GATATAAGCAGCTTGGCGCCGCGGAAACCTGACTGGGATTTGAAAAGGGATGTTGctaaaaaacttgaaaagcTTGAGAGGCGGACTCAGAAAGCTATAGCTGAATTGATACGCGAGCGTTTAAAGCAGGGCCAAGAAAATCTTGCGTCCATAGTCAATATGGCACCgatcaactcttccaaactAATTGCAAAGGCTAAACCCAACGAAGAAGAATAG
- the LOC124299910 gene encoding putative uncharacterized protein DDB_G0271606, whose translation MHLQLSAIFLAVVAIIVVATEGEVPIANDDGRGPPVKLDKNLRRALLKALADLEAESAEQRKNNEDVSEDFFDEGTPAASIVTTIPQLPLSELNKNYSSSQKSTISFNGFLGEGEFPNEEKLQNSTFVEVDKYTFSSPAKQNKISVTHQELKSPKVHDLISAEKSSAVHLKNPLLVADDIDKDQGTRSIKNSAFSVNSVQSVSSKPTTQQAETLSRSASNNIAAAENSLVAPRPTASSLTSKSKLKNSSSSSDSTKNDNSGEKLDDNQEVKIFQAPLVAAFTVQQDERGIPKSVVPIYRASGDGQALTLQEQLEFKQQQLEKQLAELQRQQLQQTQFLARQQQLYEEQLRFKQQQQQQIFLREQARLKQLEEQRIYQQQIQQQQHQQRLQQANFDQNSLLTLQSAFDKPGVQLEPSVSLQLPSLANPPSFLNNYQEQRRLQQLQQQQQQQQRQRLQQQQQQQQQQQLQQQLQQQQILQQSFGAFPVTEFQTPAVSVPRFNRQELFGSTGNFGFNDNNNINNFNARGNFGSSQFNAPSRNSQNFGFNGFNQFRETRPQTPARQIQHLLYQSGVASDLGNTRGSGSAEDLNIVSKVLALNVGALPSNSIQFGASKRVSSFAKPPNDA comes from the exons ATGCATTTG CAATTATCGGCAATCTTCTTGGCAGTGGTGGCTATCATCGTAGTAGCTACGGAAGGTGAAGTTCCAATTGCGAATGATGATGGAAGAGGGCCACCGGTCAAACTCGATAAAAACCTTCGCCGGGCACTTTTGAAGGCACTTGCTGATCTGGAGGCTGAGTCTGCTGAACAACGAAAAAACAATGAAGACGTGAGTGAGGATTTCTTTGACGAAGGAACACCAGCGGCAAGTATCGTGACGACGATACCTCAGCTACCGCTAAGCGAATTGAACAAGAATTATTCGAGCAGTCAGAAGTCGACGATTTCCTTCAATGGTTTCCTAGGGGAAGGAGAATTTCCGAATGAGGAAAAACTCCAGAACTCCACCTTTGTCGAAGTCGACAAGTACACTTTTTCATCACCTgcgaaacaaaataaaatctcCGTCACTCACCAAGAACTGAAATCACCAAAGGTTCACGATCTCATTTCTGCTGAGAAATCGTCTGCTGTCCACTTGAAAAATCCTCTACTCGTCGCCGACGATATTGACAAGGATCAAGGTACAAGAAGCATCAAGAACTCTGCCTTTTCGGTGAACAGTGTACAGAGCGTGTCTTCGAAGCCGACAACCCAGCAGGCAGAGACCTTGAGCCGTAGCGCGTCGAACAACATTGCTGCTGCGGAGAACTCCTTGGTAGCTCCAAGGCCAACAGCATCCAGTTTGACATCCAAAtctaaattgaaaaatagttcTTCGTCCAGCGATTCAACCAAGAATGATAACTCGGGGGAGAAACTTGACGACAATCAGGAAGTCAAGATATTCCAAGCTCCATTAGTTGCTGCGTTCACGGTGCAGCAAGACGAACGTGGAATTCCCAAGAGTGTCGTTCCCATCTACAGAGCCAGCGGCGACGGCCAAGCATTGACACTTCAAGAACAACTCGAGTTCAAACAACAGCAGCTGGAGAAACAACTTGCCGAGCTTCAGAGGCAACAACTTCAACAGACTCAATTTTTGGCCAGACAACAACAGCTTTACGAGGAACAATTGCGGTtcaagcagcagcagcaacagcagatATTCCTCCGGGAACAGGCCAGACTCAAACAACTTGAAGAACAGAGGATCTATCAACAGCAAatacaacagcagcaacatcAACAACGTCTACAACAGgctaattttgatcaaaaCAGTCTACTCACTCTACAATCTGCCTTTGATAAGCCCGGTGTGCAATTGGAACCAAGCGTCTCACTGCAACTCCCGAGCCTGGCTAATCCACCCTCGTTCCTAAACAACTATCAGGAGCAACGCCGTCTTCAACAACtacagcaacagcaacagcagcagcaacgtCAACGCttacagcagcagcagcagcagcagcaacaacaacagctGCAACAACAACTGCAGCAACAGCAGATATTACAGCAGAGCTTCGGAGCTTTTCCAGTAACTGAATTCCAGACTCCTGCTGTGTCCGTTCCGAGGTTCAACAGACAAGAACTTTTTGGTTCGACTGGCAACTTTGGCTTCaatgacaacaacaacatcaacaacttCAACGCCAGAGGCAACTTTGGGAGTAGCCAATTTAACGCCCCATCGAGAAACAGTCAGAACTTTGGTTTCAACGGATTCAATCAATTCAGGGAAACTAGACCGCAAACTCCGGCGAGACAAATTCAACATCTCCTCTATCAGTCTGGAGTGGCATCAGACTTGGGTAACACCCGAGGATCTGGGAGTGCCGAAGACTTGAATATCGTCTCTAAAGTTCTGGCATTGAACGTAGGCGCCCTTCCATCGAACAGCATTCAATTTGGTGCGTCTAAACGAGTGTCTAGTTTCGCGAAGCCACCAAACGACGCGTGA